The Nitrospirota bacterium DNA segment GAAGCAAAGCTGCTGGGGGTGGGCCGCTGTGCAGACTTATTCTCGCAGATCCAGTAGCGTGGCCGGGTCTGACCCGCGTGTGGGTATCCCGTGATGTAAGTTTTGGGCGAAGGTACAGGGTATGGCACGATACGACTTCAAATCCCTCTCCAGCCAGGACTTCGAGGAGCTGATTCGCGATCTTTTGCAGGCGGAATGGAAGCTCGCGCTCGAAGCCTTCCGCAGCGGTCGTGATCATGGGATCGACTTACGATATGCGTCGGCCGCCGGTGGCGCGACAATCATCCAGTGCAAGCACTACGCGGGCTCGGGGTTCGCCAAGCTGCTGGCGCATCTGCGCAACGGCGAACTCCCGAAGGTCCGACGCTTGCGTCCGGCCCGTTATGTGGTAGCGACCTCTGTCAGTCTCACACCCGGCAACAAGGACGAAATCGTCACGGCGCTTCAGCCGTTCGTGTTGAGTGTTCGGGACGTTTTCGGCGCAGACGATATCGAAGGCCTGCTTAGCCGCCACGGGGACGTCGAGCGCGCCAACTTCAAACTATGGCTCACCAGCACGAGCGTTCTCGATCGAGTGCTTCACAATGCTACGTTGTGCCAGACAGATTTCGAGATTGACCGCCTCCGGCGCAAGCTTCCTCTGTTCGTGAAGAGCGACGCCTACCCGCGTGCGACTGAGATCCTCAACCAGACCCGCATAGTCGTTGTGACAGGGCCTCCAGGGATCGGTAAGACCACGCTGGCCGAGATGCTCCTTTACGCGCATCTGGAAGACGGGTACGAACCGGTCGCGATCAAGGCGGAGATTGCTGAGGCGAAGGATCTCTTCAAATCCGCGCGCAGGCAAATCTTCTACTATGACGACTTCCTCGGCCAGACATTCTTGGGCGAACGCCGCGAATACCTTGGCAGAAATCAGGACACGGCGATGGTGGATTTCATGGAGATGGTCCGCCGGTCGCCCCAGTCTCGGTTCATCCTCACGACGCGGGAACATATCCTGAGCGGCGCACTTCAGGTCTCGGAGCGGCTTGCCCACAGTCGGATTTTGGAGCATCGCTGCATCCTCGAGCTGGGCGACTATCCGTATGGCCACCGAGCCCGCCTTCTCTATAACCATCTCTATTTCAGCGACCTGCCACTGGAGTACAAGAACGAAGTGCTGAAGGAGGACTTCTTTCTGGACATTATCAGGCACGAGCACTTCAATCCTAGACTGATCGAATGGCTGTCTGCGTATTCGCACCTGGGGCAGGTTCCCGCTCAGGGCTACAGGACGCACGTCTCGGCCCTGCTGGAGGCACCGGAGACCATCTGGGCCCACGCGTTCCGTCACCAGATCTCGGACGCGGCGCGCCACGTCCTCCTTAGCTTCCACACGTTCGGCGAGTGGACAGACACGGTCGACCTCGAGCCGGCGTTCATCGCGCTCCACCGGCACAATGCCGCCAAGTACCATCACCGGATCCGGGCGGGCGATTTCCATCGGGCGCTTCAGGAGCTGGAAGGCGCTTTT contains these protein-coding regions:
- a CDS encoding restriction endonuclease produces the protein MARYDFKSLSSQDFEELIRDLLQAEWKLALEAFRSGRDHGIDLRYASAAGGATIIQCKHYAGSGFAKLLAHLRNGELPKVRRLRPARYVVATSVSLTPGNKDEIVTALQPFVLSVRDVFGADDIEGLLSRHGDVERANFKLWLTSTSVLDRVLHNATLCQTDFEIDRLRRKLPLFVKSDAYPRATEILNQTRIVVVTGPPGIGKTTLAEMLLYAHLEDGYEPVAIKAEIAEAKDLFKSARRQIFYYDDFLGQTFLGERREYLGRNQDTAMVDFMEMVRRSPQSRFILTTREHILSGALQVSERLAHSRILEHRCILELGDYPYGHRARLLYNHLYFSDLPLEYKNEVLKEDFFLDIIRHEHFNPRLIEWLSAYSHLGQVPAQGYRTHVSALLEAPETIWAHAFRHQISDAARHVLLSFHTFGEWTDTVDLEPAFIALHRHNAAKYHHRIRAGDFHRALQELEGAFLSYRMRHASYLNPSVRDFVASVVSNERETAEDLVNSAVRFKQVVNLWKLAAARPGSELWAVLTTNTDLLCRSLSRLLEGPSMRWEKMLDGTRRGYSIDMSHEGKVGFLAEAAAVHKSTQLAAMASQLTETLVSGWEHQVVDFGPVLRLLAAIAENRWFLDHGGREVYERLLKGVLDALAFARADDWLDLLAFPAKALEWSNADENQLAMALRLYEENGARDERYDCTTVDELTGLRESLDKLRNEYGLDVKYQIELLDEDIAEREEGSRNLEEGSGYWRDRTPVQHDLVTDDEVREMFRTLREGI